In Sphaeramia orbicularis chromosome 7, fSphaOr1.1, whole genome shotgun sequence, one genomic interval encodes:
- the ttpal gene encoding alpha-tocopherol transfer protein-like produces the protein MADQHESIDLRSPPVDPSVAAGSWFPGPPPPMYTCTLTPELVAKAREELQEKPEWRLRDVQALRDMILKEQPNLRTRLDDAFLLRFLRARKFDYDRALQLLLNYHAGRKAWPEVFQDLKPSTVKHVLDLGFLTVLPQPDPSGRYILCLRPGKWKPNDYPFVDNVRAIYLTLEKLIQPEETQVNGIVILADYSGVGMSQASNPGPFLAKKVVSILQDGFPIRIKAVNIINEPRIFKGIFAIIKPFLKEKMAERYVLHGSDLRSLHRNIPRSVLPEEYGGTAGQLDMCAWSRLLLDSEEEFIVEFCQPDPLEGVVLPDSMLFEGDQASGQDEDTFRGLRSQLYYCY, from the exons ATGGCCGATCAGCATGAGTCAATTGATCTCCGGTCTCCTCCAGTGGACCCATCAGTGGCTGCAGGGAGCTGGTTCCCTGGACCCCCTCCACCCATGTACACCTGCACTCTGACACCGGAGCTGGTGGCCAAAGCACGAGAAGAGCTCCAGGAGAAACCAGAGTGGCGTCTCCGGGACGTCCAAGCTCTGAGAGATATGATCCTGAAG gaaCAGCCCAATCTCAGGACGAGGCTGGATGACGCCTTCCTCTTGCGCTTCCTGCGGGCCAGGAAGTTTGACTATGACCGTGCCCTGCAGCTGCTGCTCAATTACCACGCTGGCCGTAAGGCTTGGCCCGAGGTTTTCCAGGACTTGAAGCCCTCCACAGTGAAACATGTCTTGGATTTGGGCTTTCTCACTGTCCTGCCACAGCCAGACCCCAGTGGACGATACATCCTGTGCCTCCGTCCTG GAAAGTGGAAGCCAAATGATTATCCATTTGTTGACAACGTGAGGGCCATTTATCTGACTCTAGAAAAGCTGATCCAGCCAGAGGAAACGCAGGTGAATGGTATTGTCATCCTTGCTGACTACAGTGGAGTGGGAATGTCACAGGCTTCCAATCCAGGCCCATTCCTTGCCAAAAAAGTTGTGAGCATCCTCCAG GATGGGTTTCCAATCAGAATCAAAGCTGTTAACATAATTAACGAGCCCAGGATTTTCAAAGGCATCTTTGCTATAATTAAACCTTTTCTGAAGGAGAAGATGGCAGAGAGG TATGTCCTTCACGGCTCTGACCTGCGCTCCCTACACCGGAACATCCCCCGTTCAGTCCTGCCGGAGGAGTATGGCGGCACAGCGGGCCAATTGGACATGTGTGCATGGTCGAGACTACTGCTGGACTCAGAGGAGGAATTTATAGTGGAGTTCTGCCAGCCAGATCCACTAGAGGGTGTGGTGCTCccagactccatgttgtttgaAGGAGACCAGGCCAGTGGGCAAGACGAGGACACCTTCAGGGGGCTGCGCTCTCAGCTCTACTACTGTTACTAA